From a single Candoia aspera isolate rCanAsp1 chromosome 10, rCanAsp1.hap2, whole genome shotgun sequence genomic region:
- the PPP1R14A gene encoding protein phosphatase 1 regulatory subunit 14A isoform X2, translated as MAADRVGRRLGRSSPARSAGLSPGGNRAEGTSSPGIQRRQARVTVKYDRRELQRRLDTEKWIDGRLEELYRGREDEMPDEVNIDDLLEMDTDEERAKKLHGTLESCHNNTEDFTRELLEKLRGLRTEHVLRRTSPSSQRNVEQGVEVPKRQ; from the exons ATGGCAGCGGATCGGGTGGGGAGGCGCTTGGGGCGTTCGTCGCCAGCCCGCTCTGCCGGCCTCTCTCCCGGAGGGAACCGCGCAGAAGGGACATCCAGCCCAGGCATCCAGAGGCGCCAAGCGCGGGTCACTGTGAAGTATGACCGACGGGAACTGCAGCGGCGCCTTGACACGGAAAAGTGGATTGACGGCCGCCTGGAGGAGCTGTACCGGGGACGG GAAGATGAGATGCCAGACGAAGTCAATATTGACGATCTCCTGGAGATGGACACAGATGAAGAGAGGGCCAAGAAATTGCAC GGCACCCTGGAGTCTTGCCACAACAACACAGAG gacttCACCAGAGAGCTGCTGGAGAAGCTGAGAGGCCTCCGAACAGAACATGTCCTCCGCCggacaagtcccagcagccaGAGGAACGTGGAGCAGGGTGTCGAAGTCCCAAAGCGGCAGTGA
- the LOC134503363 gene encoding potassium channel subfamily K member 6-like, giving the protein MRWGGHRLRFSKRLLVLPLRLPWLALCSAVGAMRRGAVLAAFALAYTCYLLFGALIISAVERPYESQLRAKLRDLKSNFLRSSPCLSEAALERFLSAVLSANRHSAALLRNGSAAPSNWDFASAFFFASTLITTVGYGYTTPLSDAGKAFCIFYAVVGIPFTMLVLTATVQRLVGTFTSGPLEYLALRWGSQQWVLSCGHLLVLMGLVLATFFLVPAAIFSSLEESWSFLDAFYFCFISLCTIGLGDYVPGEQPGQRLRPLYKISVTVYLLLGLMAMLLILQTFQKLADLHSLSDLIFLPRDQPPEEHQSILEQHSPPSEPGQVEKLPVHLRPGGQAHYSSINR; this is encoded by the exons ATGAGGTGGGGCGGGCACCGGCTTCGCTTCTCCAAGCGTCTCCTTGTTCTTCCGCTCCGTTTGCCGTGGCTGGCTCTTTGCTCTGCCGTCGGGGCCATGAGGCGCGGCGCGGTGCTGGCGGCCTTCGCGCTGGCCTACACGTGCTACCTGCTGTTCGGAGCGCTGATCATCTCAGCCGTCGAGCGACCCTACGAGAGCCAGCTGAGGGCCAAGCTGCGGGACCTTAAGAGCAACTTCCTGCGCAGCAGCCCCTGCCTGTCCGAGGCCGCGCTGGAGCGTTTCCTGAGCGCCGTCCTGAGCGCCAACCGCCACTCCGCAGCCCTCCTGCGGAATGGCTCGGCTGCCCCGTCCAACTGGGACTTCGCCTCTGCCTTCTTCTTCGCCAGCACGCTGATCACCACCGTGG gCTACGGTTATACTACACCTCTCTCGGACGCTGGCAAAGCCTTCTGCATCTTCTACGCAGTGGTGGGCATCCCCTTcaccatgctggtgctgacagcCACCGTGCAGCGCCTTGTGGGCACCTTCACCTCTGGGCCTCTGGAGTACCTGGCCTTGCGTTGGGGCTCCCAACAGTGGGTCCTGTCGTGTGGGCACCTGCTGGTGCTGATGGGCCTGGTCTTGGCGACCTTCTTCTTAGTGCCTGCTGCAATCTTCAGCTCCCTGGAAGAATCCTGGAGCTTCCTGGATGctttctacttctgcttcatctcCCTCTGCACCATCGGCCTGGGAGATTATGTCCCTGGGGAGCAGCCCGGGCAACGCCTTCGCCCCCTCTACAAGATCTCTGTCACAG TTTACCTGCTGCTGGGGCTGATGGCCATGCTGCTGATACTCCAGACCTTCCAAAAGCTGGCGGACCTGCACAGCCTCTCTGACCTGATCTTCTTGCCCCGGGACCAGCCTCCCGAAGAGCACCAGAGTATCCTAGAGCAACACAGCCCTCCCTCTGAGCCAGGGCAGGTGGAGAAATTGCCTGTGCATCTCCGGCCAGGGGGGCAAGCGCATTATTCCTCCATTAACAGATAG
- the ZC3H4 gene encoding zinc finger CCCH domain-containing protein 4 produces MAVESPSVPPPSSPHASPPAPSPAAAAAANSLLLHGALGSPGLGGAGARPLQQHHLHGPGPDEREDGELEEGELEDDGGEEPNGAAETHEKSRKEKNEKHHSDSDEEKTHRRKRKRRKEREKEKRRSKKKRKSKHKRHASSSEDFSDYSEDSDFSTNEKGHRKYREYSPLYSSSHQQYSSSHSAPKKGYSKMENKNYPIYEEYENEGYCDYEGEEEEDMGKEEYDDFAKELNQYRRAKEGTHRGRGGRGRGRGYRGRGRGGMRGRGMGRGSRGRGRGEHPEEEEEEMYDDEIEFCEGEEPMGEEEYDDYSKELNQYRRSKEGRGRGMGRGRGRGSRGRGGKGMGRGRGHRGRSGIGKAGGINEEDDYYDDDLGDGGSSGGNYRRNDHEKSHQQSDKKGKVVCKYFVEGRCTWGEHCNFSHDIELPKKRELCKFYITGYCARAENCPYMHGDFPCKLFHTTGNCINGDDCMFSHEPLTDETRELLDKMLADDAEAGAEDEKEVEELKKQGINPLPKPPPGVGLLPTPPRPPGPPAPTSPNGRPMPAGPPAPPPPAPPGPPQMPLPIHEPLSPQQLQQDLYKKIPSLFEIVVRPTGQLAEKLGVRHPGPSPPRFPGPGHPDLPPDMPPDMLPDLCPDICPDIPMGPGMNPGPPLGPGPPMMPFGPEEMPPGPPTQDFYDNFYLHPEGLELEPSLMVGPEGYPAYEEIPGEGLFPDPSLEPDSFCDGGISRLQKPSTSIPDFLPSTQRALYLRIQQKQQEEERARRQAEGCKQDRDHEEGDPGNWYSSDEDEGGSSSVSSILKTLRQQSSNRPHEDPSGNTIPALGRSDPRLQKSQPLGGGRPADPRLLRDPRLSRNLEPSGAGDAGPTDPRLARHVPTLAPKAAEVLHSSPSIGQKAIPVPEEEEGERALRDKPVTIPLDTLPNHSLRDPRCQLQQFSHIKKDVVLLKPSFARMVLWSPEDLIPLPVPKQELVPVPAALQTLPALDPRLNRPQNASLSDPRQRAGSQPEPSAGSGLPDFELLSRILKTVNAAGSPGQSDKPSDPRTRKAPADPRLPKASEPGSSGTSKHAEVNSPLVAGAEATASIAPYDPRLLTAGGLSRGPGQSSVLSGISLYDPRTPSPGCKSADSAGEGSPATKSSEGSKGGSSGRGKEPLFVRRSALEQLEAEKPSPEPVTDRYNSYNRPRPKAAASAPASSAPAAETAVTQPGVHNLPVPPVYGMVKQVAKSGAGSPFAGNSPAQEGELQDAGSLKDVFKGFDPTASPFCQ; encoded by the exons GGAGGATGGTGAGTTGGAAGAAGGAGAGTTAGAAGATGATGGGGGTGAGGAGCCCAATGGTGCTGCAGAGACACATGAGAagagcaggaaggaaaaaaacgAGAAGCACCATAGTGACTCAGATGAAGAAAAGACACACCGCAGGAAAAGGAAGCGtcggaaagagagagagaaggagaagcggagatctaaaaaaaaaaggaaatccaagCACAAA CGCCATGCCTCTTCGAGTGAAGATTTCTCAGACTACAGTGAGGATTCTGACTTCAGCACAAATGAAAAGGGGCACCGGAAGTACAGAGAGTACAGCCCCCTCTACTCCTCT TCCCATCAGCAGTACTCATCCTCTCACAGTGCCCCAAAGAAGGGGTATTCTAAAATGGAGAACAAGAACTACCCCATCTATGAAGAATATGAGAATGAGGGCTACTGTGACtatgagggggaggaggaggaagacatggGGAAAGAAGAGTACGATGACTTTGCAAAGGAGCTGAACCAGTACCGGAGGGCAAAGGAGGGGACGCACAGGGGGAGAG GTGGCCGTGGTCGAGGCCGAGGCTACCGTGGGCGTGGAAGAGGTGGAATGAGGGGACGAGGCATGGGTAGGGGCAGCCGAGGCAGGGGAAGAGGAGAGCaccctgaggaggaggaggaagaaatgtaCGATGACGAGATAGAG TTCTGTGAAGGGGAGGAGCCCATGGGTGAGGAAGAGTACGATGATTATTCCAAGGAGTTGAACCAGTATCGCAGAAGCaaagaaggaagggggagag GCATGGGACGTGGCCGAGGCCGTGGCTCTAGGGGGCGAGGAGGCAAGGGTATGGGCCGGGGACGAGGTCATCGTGGCCGATCAGGCATAGGCAAAGCAGGGGGGATCAATGAGGAGGATGACTACTATGATGACGACTTGGGG GATGGCGGTAGTAGTGGTGGGAATTACAGGCGGAATGATCACGAGAAATCTCACCAGCAGTCAGATAAGAAAGGAAAAGTCGTCTGCAAATACTTTGTGGAAGGAAGATGCACTTGG GGAGAACATTGCAACTTTAGCCATGATATTGAGCTACCAAAGAAGAGGGAACTGTGCAAGTTTTATATCACTGGTTACTGCGCCAGAGCAGAGAACTGTCCCTACATGCATG GGGACTTCCCTTGTAAGCTGTTTCACACCACCGGGAATTGCATTAACGGAGATGACTGCATGTTCTCACACGAACCCCTCACAGACGAAACCCGGGAACTCCTGGATAAG ATGTTGGCGGATGATGCAGAAGCAGGAGCGGAGGACGAGAAGGAAGTGGAGGAGTTGAAGAAACAGGGCATCAACCCATTACCCAAGCCACCTCCTGGGGTGGGATTGCTGCCCACACCCCCACGGCCCCCAGGGCCCCCAGCTCCAACCTCCCCCAATGGCCGGCCCATgcccgcaggcccccccgcccccccgccccccgcccccccagggcCACCGCAGATGCCTCTCCCGATCCACGAGCCTCTTTCGcctcagcagctgcagcaggaCTTGTACAAGAAGATTCCCTCCCTCTTTGAGATTGTAGTGAGGCCCACAGGACAGCTGGCGGAGAAGCTGGGGGTGAG GCACCCTGGCCCATCTCCGCCTCGGTTCCCTGGGCCTGGGCACCCAGACCTGCCCCCCGACATGCCCCCCGACATGCTTCCGGACCTCTGTCCTGACATCTGCCCTGATATTCCAATGGGCCCAGGGATGAACCCTGGCCCTCCGTTGGGCCCTGGACCCCCCATGATGCCCTTTGGCCCCGAGGAGATGCCCCCAGGCCCACCAACCCAGGACTTCTATGACAACTTCTACCTGCACCCAGAAGGTTTGGAGTTAGAGCCCAGCCTCATGGTTGGCCCAG AGGGCTACCCGGCTTATGAGGAGATCCCTGGAGAAGGCCTCTTCCCTGATCCCTCCCTCGAGCCAGATTCTTTTTGTGATGGAGGCATCTCAAGACTGCAGAAGCCCTCCACCAGCATCCCAGACTTCCTGCCTTCCACCCAGAGGGCTCTGTATCTTCGGATCCAGCAGAAGCAGCAAGAAGAAGAGAGGGCTCGCCGGCAGGCGGAGGGCTGCAAGCAGGACCGGGACCACGAGGAAG GTGATCCTGGCAATTGGTATTCCAGCGATGAGGATGAGGGAGGCAGCAGCAGCGTCAGCTCCATCCTGAAGACTCTACGGCAGCAGAGTTCCAACAGACCCCATGAGGACCCCTCTGGAAACACCATTCCTGCCCTGGGGAGAAGCGACCCTCGCCTTCAGAAGAGCCAGCCCTTGGGAGGTGGCCGGCCAGCCGATCCTCGCCTTCTGCGTGACCCCAGACTGTCTCGAAACCTGGAGCCTTCTGGGGCTGGAGATGCAGGGCCCACTGATCCAAGGTTGGCGCGGCATGTCCCCACACTGGCCCCCAAAGCAGCAGAAGTACTACATTCGAGCCCCTCCATTGGTCAGAAGGCTATTCCAGTcccagaggaggaagaaggggagagGGCCCTCCGGGACAAGCCAGTCACAATCCCTCTGGATACCTTGCCAAACCACTCCCTTAGGGACCCTCGCTGCCAGCTGCAGCAGTTCAGCCACATCAAGAAAGATGTGGTCCTGCTCAAGCCCAGTTTTGCGCGCATGGTGTTGTGGAGCCCTGAGGACCTGATCCCCCTGCCTGTCCCGAAGCAGGAATTGGTTCCTGTCCCAGCTGCTCTCCAGACCTTGCCTGCCCTCGACCCACGCCTGAACCGGCCTCAGAACGCCAGCCTTTCTGACCCCAGGCAACGGGCTGGGTCCCAGCCAGAACCGTCTGCCGGTTCCGGCCTTCCGGATTTTGAGCTGCTGTCCAGGATATTAAAGACAGTCAACGCAGCAGGCAGTCCTGGGCAAAGTGACAAGCCAAGTGATCCCCGTACACGGAAGGCACCAGCAGACCCCCGGCTGCCCAAGGCTTCCGAGCCAGGATCCTCAGGGACCTCAAAGCACGCAGAGGTCAACTCCCCCCTAGTAGCAGGTGCGGAGGCCACAGCCAGCATAGCACCTTATGATCCCCGGCTGCTGACGGCAGGAGGGTTGAGCAGAGGCCCTGGCCAGAGCAGCGTCCTGAGTGGGATCAGCCTCTATGACCCGAGGACTCCAAGCCCCGGCTGCAAGTCTGCAGACTCTGCTGGTGAAGGGAGCCCAGCCACCAAGAGCTCTGAAGGCAGCAAAGGTGGCAGCAGCGGCAGAGGGAAGGAGCCGCTGTTTGTGCGCCGGTCAGCTCTGGAACAGCTGGAAGCAGAGAAACCCAGCCCAGAGCCCGTGACCGACCGCTACAACAGCTACAATCGGCCACGGCCCAAGGCAGCCGCCTCTGCTCCTGCTTCCTCTGCGCCTGCCGCAGAGACAGCGGTCACTCAGCCCGGTGTCCACAATCTCCCAGTGCCGCCTGTGTATGGCATGGTGAAACAGGTGGCCAAGTCGGGGGCAGGCAGTCCTTTTGCAGGGAACAGCCCTGCCCAGGAGGGGGAACTACAGGACGCTGGCTCTCTGAAGGATGTTTTTAAAGGCTTTGACCCAACAGCTTCCCCGTTCTGTCAGTAG
- the SPINT2 gene encoding kunitz-type protease inhibitor 2: protein MQNRWAWTTRLPDRCDSDRRGFSGCDVGPLDWRPESDGRGSPAGSSGRCGPAGSFVREGGAMRQEKSLALLVTLAAALAAAESLPDQCRSPKRVGPCRASFHRWWYNATSQMCQEFIFGGCKGNANNFFSEKECFQTCATGGGAEATVVPSGPATEVAASRAGHHQELGDNRPGFREFCAAPRVVGPCRASIQRWYFDVETRMCKAFIYGGCHGNKNNYLFVQHCWRQCTGNREITEDTEEAGAPAHLPSEPFGLSTRAAVLAVLLTILVAILLGAMAVFFVKICRKNLELSVGTVWSTLDDKEYLMSNAYTL, encoded by the exons ATGCAGAATAGGTGGGCGTGGACTACCCGCCTTCCAGACAGGTGCGATAGCGATAGGCGAGGGTTCTCTGGTTGTGACGTCGGCCCCCTGGATTGGCGTCCGGAGAGCGATGGGCGTGGCTCACCTGCGGGGTCCAGCGGCCGTTGTGGCCCAGCGGGCAGCTTTGTCCGGGAGGGCGGTGCGATGAGGCAGGAGAAGAGTCTGGCACTGTTGGTCACGTTGGCGGCTGCGCTGGCGGCCGCAGAGTCGCTACCAG ACCAATGCCGCTCACCCAAGAGGGTGGGCCCATGTCGGGCGTCCTTCCATCGGTGGTGGTACAATGCCACTAGTCAAATGTGCCAGGAATTCATTTTTGGGGGTTGCAAAGGCAATGCCAACAACTTCTTCTCAGAAAAGGAATGCTTCCAGACATGTGCCACAG GTGGAGGTGCAGAGGCAACTGTGGTACCCAGTGGGCCAGCCACTGAAG TGGCTGCATCGAGAGCTGGTCATCACCAGGAGCTCGGCGACAACAGGCCTGGCTTCAGAG AATTCTGCGCTGCGCCTCGGGTGGTGGGTCCCTGCCGTGCCTCCATCCAGCGCTGGTACTTTGACGTGGAGACACGGATGTGCAAGGCGTTCATCTACGGCGGCTGCCATGGCAACAAGAACAACTATCTCTTTGTGCAGCACTGCTGGAGGCAGTGCACAGGCAATCGAG AGATAACTGAGGACACGGAAGAGGCAGGAGCACCTGCTCACCTCCCGTCGGAGCCCTTTGGCCTCTCCACCAGAG CTGCGGTCCTTGCAGTTCTTCTGACCATCCTGGTTGCCATCCTGCTGGGGGCAATGGCAGTTTTCTTTGTCAAGATCTGCCGGAAGAACCTGGAGCTGTCTGTGGGGACAGTGTGGAGCACCCTGGACGACAAGGAATACTTGATGAGCAATGCCTACACGCTTTGA
- the YIF1B gene encoding protein YIF1B, whose translation MTSLPFPMGGGADVPETWPAAFPFAALPKRRLPAAAACPPRLFEDTSAAAAGAPPLPDPVSSLAAAYGSNLASQGKALVDRHIDRLVPLTRLKYYFAVDTLYVGHKLALLLFPFGHQDWQVRYQQNTPVAPRFDVNAPDLYIPVMAFITYLLVAGLALGTQNRFSPDLLGLLASSALAWLIVEVLAVLLGLYLVAINTGLTPIDLVAFSGYKYVGMILGLLAGLVFGKTGYYALLGWCCVTVFVFMIRTLRLKILSEAAEGVLRRDAQSQLRMYLTVAVAGLQPLQMYWLTFHLIH comes from the exons ATGACGTCACTGCCATTCCCCATGGGCGGCGGGGCAGATGTCCCGGAGAC ATGGCCGGCCGCCTTTCCCTTCGCAGCGCTGCCCAAGCGCCGcctgcccgccgccgccgcctgcccgCCGCGGCTCTTCGAGGACACGAGCGCCGCCGCGGCCGGGGCGCCCCCGCTGCCGGACCCGGTCTCCAGCCTGGCCGCGGCGTACGGGAGCAACCTGGCCTCGCAGGGGAAGGCGCTGGTGGACCGCCAC ATCGACCGCCTGGTCCCTCTGACCCGCCTGAAGTACTACTTCGCGGTGGACACGCTGTACGTGGGGCACAAGCTGGCGCTGCTTCTCTTCCCTTTCGGGCACCAG GACTGGCAGGTGCGCTACCAGCAGAACACCCCCGTGGCGCCCCGCTTCGACGTCAACGCCCCAGACCTCTACATTCCAG TCATGGCCTTCATCACCTACCTGCTGGTGGCGGGGCTGGCGCTTGGGACACAGAATCG GTTCTCCCCAGACCTCCTGGGCTTGCTGGCGAGCTCAGCCCTGGCCTGGCTCATCGTGGAGGTGCTGGCCGTCCTCCTCGGCCTCTACCTTGTGGCGATCAACACAGGCCTGACCCCCATTGACCTGGTCGCCTTCTCGGGCTACAAATACGTTGG CATGATCTTGGGCCTCCTGGCGGGGCTGGTTTTTGGGAAGACTGGTTATTACGCGCTGCTCGGCTGGTGCTGTGTCACAGTCTTCGTCTTCATG ATCCGCACGCTGCGCCTGAAGATCCTGTCCGAAGCAGCTGAAGGGGTGCTGAGGCGGGATGCCCAGAGCCAACTGCGCATGTACCTGACTGTGGCTGTGGCTGGGCTGCAGCCCCTCCAGATGTACTGGCTCACGTTTCACCTCATCCACTGA
- the PPP1R14A gene encoding protein phosphatase 1 regulatory subunit 14A isoform X1, translated as MAADRVGRRLGRSSPARSAGLSPGGNRAEGTSSPGIQRRQARVTVKYDRRELQRRLDTEKWIDGRLEELYRGREDEMPDEVNIDDLLEMDTDEERAKKLHDFTRELLEKLRGLRTEHVLRRTSPSSQRNVEQGVEVPKRQ; from the exons ATGGCAGCGGATCGGGTGGGGAGGCGCTTGGGGCGTTCGTCGCCAGCCCGCTCTGCCGGCCTCTCTCCCGGAGGGAACCGCGCAGAAGGGACATCCAGCCCAGGCATCCAGAGGCGCCAAGCGCGGGTCACTGTGAAGTATGACCGACGGGAACTGCAGCGGCGCCTTGACACGGAAAAGTGGATTGACGGCCGCCTGGAGGAGCTGTACCGGGGACGG GAAGATGAGATGCCAGACGAAGTCAATATTGACGATCTCCTGGAGATGGACACAGATGAAGAGAGGGCCAAGAAATTGCAC gacttCACCAGAGAGCTGCTGGAGAAGCTGAGAGGCCTCCGAACAGAACATGTCCTCCGCCggacaagtcccagcagccaGAGGAACGTGGAGCAGGGTGTCGAAGTCCCAAAGCGGCAGTGA